A region from the Drosophila bipectinata strain 14024-0381.07 chromosome 3R, DbipHiC1v2, whole genome shotgun sequence genome encodes:
- the Ssdp gene encoding single-stranded DNA-binding protein 2, which yields MYGKSKTSAVPSDAQAREKLALYVYEYLLHVGAQKAAQTFLSEIRWEKNITLGEPPGFLHTWWCVFWDLYCAAPERRDQCDHSSEAKAFHDYGFVSSGYGVNGIGPGGPHNAGGPAPSPLGQMPPGGDGGPMGPGGPMGPGFFPNSTMRPSPPTHASSPQPPPSQMMPGQPPFMGGPRYPGGPRPGVRMQGMGNEFNGPPGQPMMPNSMDPTRPGGGMGPMNPRMNPPRGPGGMGPMGYGGPGMRGPAPGPGGMPPMGMGGAGGRPPQWQPNASAPLNAYSSSSPGNYGPGPGSNGPPGPGTPIMPSPQDNTQGGPVGGPGDSMYALMKPEFPMGGGPDGGGGGGGPGGMGPMGGGPNSMGPVLNGGGGPDGTGLDGMKNSPANGGPGTPREDSGSGMGDYNLGGFGGPGENDQTESAAILKIKESMHEEAKRFEKDTDHPDYFMP from the coding sequence ATGTACGGCAAGTCAAAGACATCGGCGGTGCCATCGGATGCCCAGGCCCGTGAAAAACTGGCGCTATATGTGTACGAGTATCTGCTCCACGTCGGCGCCCAGAAGGCGGCACAGACATTCCTTTCGGAGATCCGGTGGGAGAAGAACATAACGCTCGGGGAGCCTCCAGGATTCCTGCATACTTGGTGGTGCGTCTTCTGGGACCTGTACTGCGCGGCGCCCGAGCGTCGGGACCAGTGCGACCACAGCTCAGAGGCCAAGGCCTTCCATGACTACGGCTTCGTCAGCTCCGGTTACGGTGTCAATGGCATCGGACCCGGTGGCCCCCACAATGCCGGCGGACCAGCTCCCAGTCCCCTCGGCCAGATGCCGCCCGGTGGCGATGGCGGACCAATGGGGCCCGGTGGACCGATGGGTCCCGGCTTCTTTCCCAACTCGACAATGAGGCCATCACCTCCCACGCACGCCTCCAGCCCACAGCCGCCGCCATCGCAGATGATGCCCGGCCAGCCGCCGTTCATGGGCGGACCACGCTATCCCGGTGGTCCTCGCCCCGGCGTTCGTATGCAGGGCATGGGCAATGAGTTCAACGGGCCACCTGGCCAGCCCATGATGCCCAACAGTATGGACCCAACACGGCCCGGTGGAGGCATGGGTCCAATGAATCCCCGCATGAATCCGCCTCGAGGACCCGGCGGCATGGGACCTATGGGCTACGGCGGGCCCGGAATGCGAGGTCCGGCACCAGGACCTGGCGGAATGCCCCCAATGGGAATGGGGGGAGCGGGCGGCAGGCCACCACAATGGCAGCCTAATGCATCGGCGCCTCTAAATGCGTATTCGTCGTCGTCACCAGGAAACTATGGACCAGGTCCCGGATCAAATGGACCGCCAGGACCGGGAACGCCAATAATGCCGTCTCCGCAAGATAACACGCAAGGTGGACCTGTTGGCGGACCTGGTGACAGCATGTATGCTTTGATGAAACCCGAGTTCCCCATGGGCGGCGGTCCAGACGGTggtggcggaggaggagggccCGGCGGCATGGGTCCTATGGGTGGTGGGCCCAACTCTATGGGTCCCGTACTTAACGGCGGAGGCGGACCAGACGGCACCGGATTGGACGGCATGAAGAACTCACCAGCTAACGGAGGACCAGGAACGCCGCGCGAAGATTCCGGCAGTGGCATGGGCGACTATAACCTAGGCGGATTCGGCGGACCTGGCGAGAACGATCAAACGGAATCTGCGGCCATTCTGAAGATCAAGGAGAGTATGCACGAGGAGGCCAAGCGGTTCGAGAAAGACACAGATCATCCGGACTATTTCATGCCATAA
- the LOC108129714 gene encoding uncharacterized protein yields the protein MGIMRTVGGLSGDGQPQDIPIATVSHCPIYRQVLGAGTGAGSAPAKRVPVLFSTNRGLYLRLAPPPAEHSEVMSLQPRSQNYNISFCDLERWSTKRANVVSLEDTFTVMQQRNMSPEPLNYQPRLWKNNVSYSLMH from the exons ATGGGCATTATGCGTACGGTGGGTGGCCTTTCCGGCGATGGGCAGCCCCAGGACATACCCATTGCCACGGTAAGCCACTGTCCGATCTATCGACAGGTTCTAGGCGCAGGAACAGGAGCTGGCTCTGCGCCGGCCAAGCGAGTGCCCGTCCTCTTTTCCACCAATCGCGGTCTATATCTGCGCCTCGCTCCACCGCCCGCGGAACACTCAGAGGTGATGTCCCTGCAGCCACGTAGTCAGAACTACAATATTAGCTTCTGTGACTTGGAACGATGG AGCACCAAACGAGCGAATGTGGTTAGCCTGGAGGATACCTTTACGGTAATGCAGCAGAGGAATATGTCGCCGGAACCCTTAAACTACCAGCCCAGGCTATGGAAAAACAATGTGAGCTACAGTTTGATGCACTGA